The Sesamum indicum cultivar Zhongzhi No. 13 linkage group LG6, S_indicum_v1.0, whole genome shotgun sequence genome has a segment encoding these proteins:
- the LOC105164955 gene encoding AIG2-like protein D — translation MGSASAANPAAAISTVFVYGSLLADDVVRVLLNRVPPSSSAILHDYQRFSIKGRVYPAILPAENKKVIGRVLIGITPPELHILDEFEDNEYERKTVNVFLQDTAEKLQAYTYVWENKTDPNLHGEWDFEEWKILHKDYFLKMTKGFKEEMKLPDSNTRVATYESFYEGKDSGPPHS, via the exons ATGGGGTCCGCCTCTGCTGCAAATCCAGCCGCCGCCATTTCCACTGTGTTCGTGTACGGCAGCCTCCTTGCTGACGACGTTGTTCGTGTCCTCTTGAACCGCGTACCCCCTTCTTCCTCCGCCATCCTGCATGATTA cCAAAGGTTTAGCATCAAAGGGCGCGTTTATCCTGCCATTTTGCCTgcagaaaacaagaaagttATTGGGAGG GTACTCATCGGCATCACTCCTCCCGAACTTCATATTCTGGATGAGTTTGAGGACAATGAGTATGAAAGGAAGACTGTCAATGTCTTTTTACAG GACACTGCTGAGAAGTTACAAGCCTACACATATGTCTGGGAAAACAAGACTGATCCAAACTTACACGGTGAATGGGATTTTGAG GAGTGGAAAATACTGCACAAGGATTATTTCCTGAAAATGACAAAGGGTTTTAAGGAAGAGATGAAGCTACCTGATTCAAACACAAGAGTTGCAACCTACGAATCCTTTTATGAAGGGAAAGATAGTGGTCCTCCCCATtcttaa
- the LOC105164956 gene encoding cryptochrome DASH, chloroplastic/mitochondrial — MIQNFTVISRPTINPLLSLTKHSLCPKFLLSFPGKMQSSNAARAAQTVTRVPGSGSEEMERVAEETLTRYTFDGVPQRKGKGVGIVWFRNDLRILDNEVLFKAWASSEAVLPVYCVDPRLFGTTHYFGFPKTGALRAQFLIECLIDLKKSLMKRGLNLLIQHGKPEQILPSLAKAYGVHTVYAQKETCSEELNVERLVSKNLQKVILSSAEGVSTKSNPTNSSKLELIWGCSMYHIDDLPFSCMSLPDVYTQFRKSVESKSVIRSCFKVPASLGPAPDVKDWGHVPXXXXENAQVCSCSCLLVQVSKGMAFVGGESAALSRVHEYFWKKDLLRTYKVTRNGMLGPNYSTKFSPWLASGSLSPRFIYQEVKRYEKQREANDSTYWVLFELIWRDYFKFLSIKQGNSLFHAGGPRKVKTNWSQDQALFDAWRDGRTGYPLVDANMKELLTTGFMSNRGRQIVCSFLVRDLGIDWRMGAEWFETCLLDYDPCSNYGNWTYGAGVGNDPREDRYFSIPKQAQNYDPDGEFVAYWLPQLRALPKEKRHFPGMSYIKPIMALKFGNTKPVSNRMTAPGNRRNATEEKWMSRKGNRFQ, encoded by the exons ATGATCCAAAATTTCACCGTAATTTCACGTCCCACGATAAACCCTCTTCTTTCCTTGACAAAACACTCACTGTGTCCTAAATTTCTGCTCTCTTTTCCCGGAAAGATGCAGTCTTCCAATGCAGCTAGAGCTGCGCAGACAGTGACCCGAGTTCCGGGTTCCGGGTCCGAGGAAATGGAGCGGGTAGCAGAGGAGACGTTGACGAGGTACACTTTTGATGGGGTGCCTCAGAGGAAAGGGAAAGGGGTCGGCATTGTTTGGTTCAGGAATGATTTAAGGATCTTGGATAACGAGGTTTTGTTCAAGGCTTGGGCTTCATCCGAGGCTGTCTTGCCCGTGTATTGTGTCGATCCAAGACTCTTTGGGACTACCCATTACTTTGGTTTCCCTAAAACTGGAG CACTGAGAGCGCAGTTTCTGATAGAGTGTTTGATCgacttaaaaaaaagtttgatgaAGAGAGGTCTCAACCTTTTAATTCAGCATGGGAAACCAGAGCAAATTCTCCCTTCTCTTGCAAAAGCATACGGCGTCCACACT GTTTATGCCCAGAAAGAAACGTGCAGCGAGGAGCTGAATGTTGAGAGATTAGTTTCCAAGAATTTGCAGAAAGTTATTTTGTCATCAGCAGAAGGTGTGTCCACTAAGTCCAATCCCACTAACAGTTCTAAATTGGAATTGATTTGGGGATGTAGTATGTACCATATCGATGACCTCCCGTTCAGTTGCATGTCCTTACCGGATGTTTATACTCAATTTCGTAAG TCAGTAGAGTCGAAGTCTGTGATACGAAGTTGCTTCAAGGTCCCAGCATCACTTGGTCCTGCTCCAGATGTTAAAGACTGGGGACATGTTCCAGNNNNNNNNNNGGAAAATGCAC AAGTTTGCTCATGCTCGTGTCTTTTGGTGCAGGTCAGCAAAGGAATGGCATTTGTGGGGGGTGAAAGTGCAGCACTGAGTAGAGTACATGAGTATTTCTGGAAGAAG GATCTCTTGAGGACATATAAAGTGACCCGAAATGGTATGTTAGGACCCAACTACTCAACAAAATTTTCTCCTTGGCTTGCCTCTGGAAGCCTTTCACCTCGTTTCATTTATCAAGAG GTTAAGAGATATGAAAAACAGAGAGAAGCCAATGATTCTACATACTG GGTGTTGTTTGAACTTATATGGAGGGACTACTTCAAATTCCTATCAATCAAGCAAGGGAACTCTCTTTTTCATGCAg GAGGTCCTCGAAAAGTAAAGACTAATTGGAGCCAAGACCAAGCACTCTTTGATGCCTGGAGAGATGGACGGACTGG GTACCCTTTAGTTGATGCGAATATGAAAGAATTATTGACTACAGGCTTCATGTCAAATCGTGGGAGACAG ATCGTATGCTCATTTCTTGTTCGAGATTTGGGGATTGACTGGCGAATGGGAGCTGAGTGGTTTGAGACATGTCTTTTGGATTATGATCCTTGTTCCAATTATGGGAATTGGACCTATGGAGCAG GTGTTGGGAATGACCCGAGAGAGGACCGTTATTTCAGCATTCCAAAGCAA GCTCAAAACTATGATCCTGATGGCGAGTTCGTGGCATACTGGTTGCCTCAGTTAAGAGCACTGCCGAAAGAGAAACGACATTTTCCTGGAATGTCATACATCAAGCCGATTATGGCCCTCAAGTTTGGAAATACTAAACCAGTGAGTAACAGGATGACGGCCCCAGGAAATAGAAGAAATGCAACAGAAGAGAAATGGATGAGTCGTAAAGGGAATAGGTTTCAGTAG